A region of Candidatus Defluviilinea gracilis DNA encodes the following proteins:
- a CDS encoding exodeoxyribonuclease VII small subunit, which yields MPKASTKKSERPVEELTYEEALAELEGIVETLEGEQSQLDEAIKLFERGQALAARCGVLLEAAQLKVKQVAGDDVSAFEEESE from the coding sequence ATGCCAAAAGCATCAACCAAGAAATCAGAAAGACCTGTGGAAGAATTAACCTACGAAGAAGCGCTGGCTGAACTTGAAGGGATCGTCGAAACGCTGGAAGGGGAGCAGAGTCAACTCGATGAGGCGATCAAACTTTTTGAGCGCGGGCAGGCTCTGGCGGCGCGATGTGGCGTCTTGCTCGAGGCGGCGCAACTCAAAGTGAAGCAAGTCGCGGGCGACGATGTGTCCGCGTTCGAGGAAGAGTCTGAATGA